From Kineosporia succinea, the proteins below share one genomic window:
- a CDS encoding phage tail protein has translation MAPPRPVVSDVAEELYEALGAQTVGDEQRWILLHLCHAVTLSLQATQDLAADVVDEAGDIVRHGWSPLLDVDAVPLPYLGFLAQLVGVELAPGLDDASQRLRVRSALGWQRGTPASIVAAAQQWLTGGRQVQLTERHLGSAYRVRVRVYEAEATDVAQLNRSIRAAIPAGVIPTVDVLAGWTIDEMETALSGQTIAGLEADTTWPTVRDFEYQLP, from the coding sequence ATGGCGCCTCCTCGCCCGGTCGTCTCGGACGTCGCCGAGGAACTGTACGAGGCCCTGGGCGCGCAGACTGTCGGCGACGAGCAGCGATGGATCCTGCTGCACCTGTGCCACGCGGTGACGCTCTCCCTGCAAGCCACGCAGGATCTCGCCGCGGATGTCGTCGACGAGGCCGGCGACATCGTCAGGCACGGCTGGTCGCCGCTGCTGGACGTGGACGCCGTGCCGTTGCCGTACCTGGGTTTCCTTGCGCAGCTCGTCGGCGTCGAGCTCGCCCCTGGCCTCGACGACGCCTCGCAGCGGCTGCGTGTCCGTTCGGCGCTCGGCTGGCAGCGCGGCACTCCGGCGTCGATTGTCGCGGCGGCGCAGCAGTGGCTGACGGGCGGCCGGCAGGTGCAGCTCACCGAGCGGCACCTGGGCTCGGCCTACCGGGTGCGCGTGCGCGTCTACGAGGCTGAGGCCACGGACGTCGCGCAGCTCAACCGGTCCATCCGGGCAGCCATCCCGGCGGGCGTGATCCCGACGGTTGATGTGCTGGCGGGCTGGACGATCGACGAGATGGAGACCGCGCTTTCGGGTCAGACCATCGCCGGGCTCGAGGCGGACACGACGTGGCCTACCGTCCGCGACTTCGAGTACCAGCTTCCGTGA
- a CDS encoding baseplate J/gp47 family protein, with amino-acid sequence MSFVNIDFTADADQLADDAVAYLQSVIPGWEPSDGHLEVWLIEALARMNSELAYAVREVPPQVFRAFGTQMLGINQSVGQRAAGLSTWVVESDQGWTIPAGTLVGYRTSGDSMILLETVTQVDVPAGSTSASGVAVRAVDVGRAANGIAPGTSLELVDSLSYVTSATVSSATDGGIDPESDASYLDRLSAEVKLLAPRPILASDFAVLAARIPGVHRGLGISGYDPEDGADTHERMVTVALVAADGTPVETATHLAVVEYLDSLREVNFQVHTIDPTYVVVNVAYSVHIANGYVAEEVIARVDDALAAVLSPSVWGGGDLSPAIWSAEAKVVRYFSLSNVIAAENGVAWVGSLTLNGAAADLTLTGIAPLPQPGTMTGTVA; translated from the coding sequence ATGAGCTTCGTGAACATTGATTTCACGGCCGACGCCGATCAGCTCGCCGACGATGCGGTCGCGTACCTGCAGTCCGTGATCCCGGGCTGGGAGCCCTCGGACGGTCACCTTGAGGTGTGGCTGATCGAAGCTCTGGCGCGCATGAACTCCGAGCTGGCCTACGCGGTGCGCGAGGTGCCGCCGCAGGTCTTCCGCGCTTTCGGGACGCAGATGCTCGGCATCAACCAGTCTGTCGGTCAGCGCGCGGCGGGTCTGTCGACGTGGGTGGTGGAATCCGACCAGGGATGGACGATCCCTGCGGGCACGCTGGTCGGGTATCGCACGTCCGGGGACTCGATGATCCTTCTCGAGACGGTGACTCAGGTCGATGTCCCGGCCGGCTCGACGAGCGCTTCGGGGGTCGCGGTCCGCGCGGTCGACGTGGGCCGGGCAGCGAATGGCATTGCCCCCGGTACGTCGCTGGAGCTGGTCGATTCGCTGAGCTACGTGACGTCGGCGACGGTGTCATCAGCAACGGACGGTGGCATCGACCCGGAGTCTGACGCCTCCTACCTTGACCGGCTGTCGGCCGAGGTGAAGCTGCTGGCGCCCCGACCGATCCTGGCGTCTGACTTCGCGGTTCTCGCTGCCCGGATCCCAGGGGTTCACAGAGGGCTGGGGATCAGCGGGTACGACCCGGAGGACGGCGCCGACACGCACGAGCGGATGGTGACAGTCGCGCTGGTCGCTGCTGACGGGACGCCCGTCGAGACGGCCACTCACCTCGCGGTCGTCGAATACCTGGACAGCCTGCGCGAGGTGAACTTTCAGGTCCACACGATAGACCCGACGTACGTCGTCGTGAACGTGGCGTACAGCGTGCACATCGCCAACGGGTATGTCGCGGAGGAAGTCATCGCTCGCGTCGACGACGCCCTGGCGGCCGTTCTGTCGCCGAGCGTCTGGGGCGGCGGCGACCTGTCTCCCGCGATCTGGTCCGCCGAAGCGAAGGTGGTCCGGTACTTCTCGCTGTCGAACGTGATCGCAGCCGAGAACGGCGTCGCCTGGGTCGGATCACTGACCTTGAATGGTGCCGCGGCGGACCTGACGTTGACGGGTATCGCTCCCCTGCCTCAGCCGGGGACGATGACAGGAACGGTGGCCTGA
- a CDS encoding GPW/gp25 family protein gives MADIPHLAIPLRLSPAGAFAVNEDGDIDDVTQCVAVLLDTPVGSRLEVPEYGVGDLTFVMSRDGALETAGVETAVAEWEPRAEVDLESVVGVAGDRDDAETRAVILAGVRLT, from the coding sequence GTGGCTGACATCCCACATCTGGCGATCCCGCTGCGGCTTTCTCCTGCGGGCGCGTTCGCGGTGAACGAGGACGGCGACATCGACGACGTGACCCAGTGTGTGGCCGTGCTTCTGGACACGCCGGTTGGATCGAGGCTTGAGGTGCCCGAGTACGGGGTCGGCGATCTGACGTTCGTGATGAGCCGGGACGGTGCGCTGGAAACGGCGGGCGTCGAGACGGCGGTCGCGGAGTGGGAGCCTCGCGCTGAGGTCGACCTGGAATCGGTCGTGGGTGTTGCCGGTGACCGTGACGACGCGGAGACCCGCGCGGTGATCCTGGCGGGCGTGAGGCTGACATGA
- a CDS encoding C40 family peptidase — MAKKTPVGALDLGRLELNGTDAKKTHASLVGALTALTMTETITGASTVDLTLEDPDRTLLRSGLLTQRSTLVIDRAAFELAAVRKTGSTVSIVFEDLAVAKLRRQDSFRKVAPGAMSRAAFIESLVRADASWIKVRTTQGPTAKVELSRGTAKSNDQAGEPEDTWTAAGRIMGEIQWRVWAYRSTLNLLPDTFLKAQSPYVLTEDSQGVDDIDIDYDVGKPTATASLTGRAGFRSLVPGTAVQLEGMGPGDRVWLVESITRSAFSQQVGVNLILPLPTLPEPIEVQREEAATSGGGGGDGEAGEDGWDSINLPDDPDLSTGTKSADPKVEKFVQTALDQRGKPYDWGASGPGKFDCSGLVQYCAARAGFSGISKPTSHMYDLCKDRGQLISIEEASRTRGAVLIRVGVGQTNHIAISLGNGKTMEAMGSAYGCKIGNIGDRFTNGGLLPGMFNARTEPRRYPKRPDDGNIPIGS; from the coding sequence ATGGCGAAGAAGACGCCTGTGGGCGCACTGGACCTCGGCCGGCTTGAGCTGAACGGGACGGACGCGAAGAAGACCCACGCATCGCTGGTGGGTGCACTGACAGCCCTGACGATGACCGAGACGATCACGGGTGCTTCGACGGTCGATCTCACTCTTGAGGATCCGGATCGGACGCTTCTGCGGTCGGGCCTGCTGACGCAACGATCGACGCTGGTGATCGACCGTGCCGCGTTCGAGCTCGCCGCGGTCCGCAAGACCGGCTCCACCGTCAGCATCGTGTTCGAGGATCTCGCGGTTGCGAAGCTGCGCCGGCAGGACAGTTTCAGGAAGGTCGCTCCCGGAGCGATGTCGAGGGCAGCGTTCATCGAGTCGCTCGTCCGCGCGGACGCCTCCTGGATCAAGGTCAGGACGACGCAGGGCCCGACCGCGAAGGTCGAACTGTCCCGTGGCACGGCGAAAAGCAACGATCAGGCGGGCGAGCCTGAGGACACGTGGACCGCAGCCGGGCGGATCATGGGCGAGATCCAGTGGCGGGTGTGGGCGTACCGGTCGACGCTGAATCTGTTGCCGGACACGTTCCTGAAGGCGCAGAGTCCGTACGTCCTGACGGAGGACTCGCAGGGCGTCGACGACATCGATATCGACTACGACGTGGGCAAGCCGACGGCGACTGCTTCCCTGACCGGCCGCGCGGGTTTCCGGAGCCTGGTGCCGGGCACTGCCGTGCAGCTCGAGGGCATGGGCCCGGGCGACCGCGTGTGGCTGGTCGAGTCGATCACGCGAAGTGCTTTCTCGCAGCAGGTCGGCGTGAACCTGATCCTGCCGCTGCCGACGCTTCCGGAGCCGATCGAGGTGCAGCGGGAAGAGGCGGCGACCAGCGGCGGCGGGGGCGGCGACGGTGAAGCCGGCGAAGACGGCTGGGATTCGATCAACCTGCCCGACGATCCCGACCTGTCCACGGGCACGAAATCGGCGGACCCGAAGGTCGAGAAGTTCGTTCAGACCGCCCTCGACCAGCGCGGCAAGCCTTACGACTGGGGCGCGTCCGGGCCTGGGAAGTTCGACTGCTCAGGCCTGGTGCAGTACTGCGCCGCGCGAGCTGGTTTCAGCGGGATCAGCAAGCCGACGTCGCACATGTACGACCTGTGCAAGGACCGGGGTCAGCTGATCTCCATCGAGGAGGCGTCGCGTACCCGGGGCGCCGTGCTGATCCGGGTCGGTGTCGGGCAGACGAATCACATCGCGATCAGCCTGGGGAACGGGAAGACGATGGAAGCGATGGGGTCCGCCTATGGCTGCAAGATCGGGAACATCGGTGACCGGTTCACGAACGGCGGCTTGTTGCCGGGCATGTTCAACGCCAGGACCGAGCCGCGCCGGTACCCGAAGCGTCCCGACGACGGCAACATCCCGATCGGATCCTGA
- a CDS encoding LysM peptidoglycan-binding domain-containing protein translates to MPLATPKTTSPLCTLVRVSDKRIAMRARFGPSLPKVQDGYGGWKIIDRPRKRSMTEWQGPQPMRASLQMLFDGFAASRLGQSQAQSIAYLERHFAPTNGALVPPAFRVLGAWPLDEAMHWVCDGLQVDDDTAMTIVRRSDRVPLRTLVTLSLLQYVPGDVIIKTSAAKRSKEKQGSGSKTKIYVVKQGDTLGKIAAKQLGSAKRAADIKKLNPSIRDPKHLKVGLRLKLPAS, encoded by the coding sequence ATGCCTCTGGCTACCCCGAAGACGACGTCGCCGCTGTGCACGCTCGTGCGTGTCTCTGACAAGCGGATCGCGATGCGTGCGCGGTTTGGTCCGTCTCTGCCGAAAGTTCAGGACGGCTACGGCGGTTGGAAGATCATCGACCGGCCCCGTAAGAGGTCGATGACGGAGTGGCAGGGCCCGCAGCCGATGCGCGCGTCACTGCAGATGCTGTTCGACGGGTTCGCTGCGTCCCGGCTGGGGCAGTCTCAGGCCCAGTCGATCGCATACCTGGAGAGGCATTTCGCGCCGACGAACGGGGCTTTGGTTCCTCCCGCATTCCGGGTGCTGGGGGCTTGGCCGTTGGATGAGGCCATGCACTGGGTATGTGATGGCCTGCAGGTCGATGACGATACGGCGATGACGATCGTGCGCCGTTCGGATCGGGTGCCGCTGCGGACGCTGGTGACACTGAGTCTGCTGCAGTACGTCCCGGGCGACGTGATCATCAAGACGTCGGCGGCGAAACGGTCCAAGGAGAAGCAGGGTTCGGGGAGCAAGACCAAGATCTATGTCGTGAAGCAGGGCGACACGCTGGGGAAGATCGCGGCGAAGCAGCTCGGGTCCGCGAAGAGGGCGGCCGACATCAAGAAGCTGAACCCGAGCATCCGCGACCCGAAGCATCTCAAGGTCGGCCTGCGCCTGAAACTTCCGGCGTCCTGA
- a CDS encoding phage tail sheath subtilisin-like domain-containing protein has translation MAAPGTSVTSSAISGIGDDGQDLGTWFVAGITELGPTTVSTGRPIYSLSDFVAQYGARVPYGTLYDAVDAFFRVGGAQLRVARVVGPAATFSSLTLNDRAGSPLPTLTVKPKGPGSYGSRITVQVLAGSVSGTYVLVIYLDGAPVEQSPDLSSPTAAVEWSQNTSMWVTITDAGSTSTAPSNLPALASATALSGGSDDRASITDAEWSAALARFGQAFGPGLVSMPGRTTSGAHVQAVNHAAAFNRQALLDGPADATQLTLSGLAATDRANATFDEYGATFAPWLKVPGVATGTTRVVPPSSVAAGIISRQVKTGLANVPAAGANGVATWVIDVAQQAFTDIERGLLNDSGVNIFRRVTANGDVSLYGYRSLDGTPAWRMLSNQLLRLKLTDEAGAIGEQFVFDQLDGRGHTIAAFNAALAAMLQLHWSAGELFGETAEEAFRVDTGPGVNTPESLAAGVLRATLSLRMSPFAEFVEIQIVKYPITDSLVN, from the coding sequence ATGGCCGCACCGGGTACATCCGTCACGTCGTCCGCGATCTCCGGGATCGGAGACGATGGGCAGGATCTCGGCACGTGGTTTGTCGCCGGGATCACCGAGCTCGGGCCGACCACGGTCAGCACTGGACGGCCGATCTACAGCCTCTCCGATTTCGTCGCGCAGTATGGTGCGCGTGTCCCGTACGGCACCCTGTACGACGCCGTGGATGCGTTCTTCCGGGTGGGCGGCGCACAGCTGCGCGTGGCCCGCGTGGTCGGTCCTGCGGCGACGTTCTCCAGCCTGACCCTGAATGACCGTGCGGGCAGTCCGCTGCCGACGCTGACCGTGAAGCCGAAGGGGCCCGGGTCGTACGGGTCGCGCATCACCGTGCAGGTCCTCGCCGGGTCGGTGTCGGGCACCTACGTCCTGGTCATCTATCTCGACGGCGCCCCGGTCGAGCAGTCCCCCGACCTGTCGTCCCCCACTGCCGCCGTCGAGTGGTCGCAGAACACGTCGATGTGGGTGACCATCACCGACGCCGGTTCGACGTCGACCGCGCCGTCCAACTTGCCTGCCCTGGCCTCCGCCACGGCCCTGTCGGGCGGCTCGGATGACCGGGCCAGCATCACCGACGCCGAGTGGTCCGCGGCGCTGGCTCGTTTCGGGCAGGCGTTCGGGCCGGGACTGGTGTCGATGCCTGGCCGGACAACCAGCGGCGCCCACGTCCAGGCCGTCAACCATGCCGCCGCTTTCAACCGTCAGGCGCTGCTCGACGGGCCTGCGGACGCCACACAGCTCACCCTGTCCGGCCTCGCGGCGACCGACCGCGCGAACGCCACTTTCGACGAGTACGGGGCCACTTTCGCTCCGTGGCTGAAGGTCCCCGGCGTCGCGACGGGCACGACGCGGGTGGTCCCACCGTCCAGCGTCGCCGCGGGCATCATCTCGCGGCAGGTCAAGACAGGCCTGGCGAACGTGCCCGCGGCCGGCGCGAACGGTGTCGCGACCTGGGTCATCGACGTCGCCCAGCAGGCGTTCACCGACATCGAGCGCGGCCTGCTCAACGACTCCGGCGTCAACATTTTCCGGCGCGTGACCGCGAACGGAGACGTCTCCCTGTACGGGTACAGGTCGCTCGACGGCACACCGGCCTGGCGGATGCTCAGTAATCAGCTCCTGCGGCTGAAGCTGACCGACGAGGCCGGCGCGATCGGCGAGCAGTTCGTTTTCGATCAGCTCGACGGGCGCGGTCACACGATCGCCGCTTTCAATGCCGCGCTCGCCGCCATGCTGCAGCTGCACTGGAGTGCCGGGGAGCTGTTCGGTGAGACCGCTGAGGAGGCGTTCCGGGTCGACACCGGGCCGGGTGTCAACACTCCGGAATCGCTCGCGGCGGGTGTTCTCCGGGCGACCCTGAGCTTGCGCATGAGCCCGTTCGCCGAGTTCGTCGAGATCCAGATCGTCAAGTACCCGATCACCGACTCCCTGGTGAACTGA